Proteins from one Rosa chinensis cultivar Old Blush chromosome 7, RchiOBHm-V2, whole genome shotgun sequence genomic window:
- the LOC112175951 gene encoding pentatricopeptide repeat-containing protein At5g65560, translated as MEDTSFPNSSADVMKVFKDATKDCEDKVLKKMFDSIGDYDSLNKFAFQFFGILVNFGIPEEAKELFKPRSQLAVLPDAAIFTIVILAYANAGKTKAAHKVYQQMIATGVAPTSCTYTILIMALATDSSSDAGQGDEAKKCLLEMMDKGMRPNAATYTAVIESFAKQEDEASEEECKEFVEVMVGKGFVPNSKAMREVLKGRPTPLVKRVRTVVLSKLKG; from the coding sequence ATGGAGGACACTAGTTTCCCCAATTCTTCCGCCGATGTCATGAAGGTTTTCAAGGATGCAACCAAAGACTGTGAGGACAAGGTCTTGAAAAAAATGTTTGACTCCATTGGGGACTATGACTCCCTTAACAAATTTGCCTTTCAATTCTTCGGTATATTGGTAAATTTCGGCATCCCTGAGGAAGCCAAAGAGCTCTTCAAGCCTCGCTCTCAGTTGGCTGTACTGCCTGACGCGGCCATCTTCACCATTGTCATTCTGGCCTATGCCAATGCCGGAAAGACCAAGGCTGCCCACAAGGTCTACCAGCAAATGATAGCCACCGGTGTCGCCCCCACTTCCTGCACTTACACCATACTCATCATGGCACTTGCAACAGACTCGTCTTCTGATGCTGGACAAGGGGATGAGGCCAAGAAGTGCTTGCTTGAGATGATGGACAAGGGGATGAGGCCTAATGCTGCTACCTACACTGCTGTGATAGAGAGCTTTGCAAAGCAAGAGGACGAGGCATCTGAGGAGGAGTGCAAAGAGTTTGTGGAAGTGATGGTGGGTAAGGGGTTTGTTCCAAACTCAAAGGCTATGAGGGAGGTTCTAAAGGGAAGGCCAACTCCATTAGTCAAAAGGGTCAGGACCGTTGTCCTTTCCAAGTTGAAGGGCTGA